The genomic stretch GAGAAATCTCGCTCAAAGAAGCGCCGAAAGCGCAAAGAAAACGGCGCAGCTTATCGAAAGTTCTCAGGCAAGCAGTTCCAGAGGTGTGGGGTTGGCGGAAGAAACGTCGGAAGCGATTGGAGAAATTACCGGGGTATCGAACAAAATAGCGATGATAGTGAATGAAATTACGATTGCCGCCGAAGAGCAGGCGCGTGGAGTCGCTCAGGTTAATTCTGCGATTGGAAATATGGATCAGATAACGCAGGCGAACGCCGCCGGTTCGGAAGAATTGGCCGCAAGTTCGGAAGAATTGAACTCTCAGTCGATTACAATGGATGATTTGGTCGGTGAATTGATTGGCATTATTGACGGAGAAGAGGCGAAGATCACAAGGGCGAGACAACACAAAAGCGTTAATTCCAGAAAACTTATTAAACGACCGGTAACGGTAATCGCTCATAATCCTGCGAAAGTAAAACATGAATCTGAGACGCTTATCCCGTTTGACGACGATAAGGATTACTAAAACCGCTAAGGTCTTTTCCTTTAATTCTTCCTGCCGTTTTGAAAAACAGAAACGGCGGGAAGAATAATAATAGACACGGCGCCAAATCAGAACAATCAGTCTTTATATTTTTTCTTTAACGCATCGGCGACAATAGGCGCGACAAAACTATCGACATTCCCGCCGAACCGTGTAAGTTGCTTTACTAACGA from Chitinispirillales bacterium encodes the following:
- a CDS encoding methyl-accepting chemotaxis protein; its protein translation is EIQNSSNETAKILKDIDEIAFQTNLLALNAAVEAARAGEAGKGFAVVAEEVRNLAQRSAESAKKTAQLIESSQASSSRGVGLAEETSEAIGEITGVSNKIAMIVNEITIAAEEQARGVAQVNSAIGNMDQITQANAAGSEELAASSEELNSQSITMDDLVGELIGIIDGEEAKITRARQHKSVNSRKLIKRPVTVIAHNPAKVKHESETLIPFDDDKDY